The Halalkalibacter krulwichiae genome has a segment encoding these proteins:
- a CDS encoding aldo/keto reductase translates to MKYTTLKKSNLKASVIGLGTNAVGGHNLFKNVNEADGKELVREAVKIGVNFLDTADIYGLGRSEELVGEVLKEFHRDDYVIATKGAKHWFSDGSVKTDNRPEYLREAVEKSLQRLQLDDVDLYYLHFPDHETPFAESIGELARLKKEGKIRSIGISNVSLEQLKEANQDGDISVLQAPYHMLDRSAEKDLLPYCIEHNISFIPYGPLAFGLLGGGFTKDSKLDPKDWRNSVPLFQEEQFQQTLFKVERLKEVASEKETTLPNLALAWLLAQEGVDAVIPGGKRKERIRENAQASEIDLSQSELALIDDIL, encoded by the coding sequence ATGAAGTACACAACGTTGAAAAAGTCGAATCTAAAAGCATCTGTCATTGGACTTGGTACCAATGCGGTGGGTGGGCATAATTTGTTTAAAAATGTAAATGAAGCTGACGGGAAAGAGTTAGTGAGAGAAGCAGTAAAGATTGGGGTCAACTTCCTTGATACAGCGGATATTTACGGCCTTGGCCGTTCTGAGGAATTAGTTGGAGAAGTGTTGAAAGAGTTTCATCGCGATGATTATGTGATTGCGACAAAAGGAGCGAAGCATTGGTTCAGCGATGGCTCGGTTAAAACGGATAATCGTCCGGAGTATCTAAGAGAAGCGGTTGAAAAGAGTTTGCAGCGGCTGCAATTAGACGATGTCGACTTATATTATTTACACTTTCCTGATCATGAAACACCGTTTGCCGAATCGATTGGGGAATTAGCTCGGTTAAAGAAAGAAGGGAAAATTAGGTCGATCGGGATTTCAAATGTGTCACTTGAGCAATTAAAAGAGGCAAACCAGGATGGCGACATTTCTGTCCTCCAAGCCCCTTATCATATGCTAGATCGTTCAGCGGAAAAGGATTTATTGCCTTACTGTATCGAACATAACATTTCGTTCATTCCATACGGTCCGTTAGCCTTTGGCTTGCTTGGTGGCGGCTTCACAAAAGACTCGAAGCTCGATCCTAAGGATTGGCGCAATTCCGTTCCTCTATTCCAAGAGGAGCAATTCCAGCAAACCCTCTTCAAAGTGGAGAGATTAAAAGAAGTCGCGAGCGAAAAAGAAACGACACTCCCTAACCTAGCACTCGCTTGGTTACTTGCCCAAGAAGGCGTCGACGCAGTCATTCCTGGAGGCAAACGAAAAGAACGCATCCGCGAAAATGCTCAAGCAAGCGAGATTGACTTGTCACAAAGCGAACTAGCTTTGATCGATGATATTTTATAG